A single window of Pseudanabaenaceae cyanobacterium SKYG29 DNA harbors:
- a CDS encoding Ig-like domain-containing protein, whose protein sequence is MKLLPLDRAVLLVSLLLTIAIGVLGWQGDQTVPQVREFTWHNRQVTGQAEMFVITFSRPMDTKSVETNLQITPPLPGKFSWAGRRMAYTLTRPIPYGQKFELSITNATDRYGSTRLTNRRQLNFSSSFTSPDRAFAYIGTQGEEAGRLVLHNLTQNKHTILTPAAQVVTDFRIYPDRAHILYTAIPRGETYNLLDQELFTVTTGIGNVPGQVDKILDNREYQIFRFDLAGDGSKIVLQRLNRSVPGSYGLWQIAEQKLTPLRQPPGGEFIIAPDHNSLAITQGEGVAILALTEGAEPLDFLPKFGNILCFNRNGSQAAMVKFNKDYTRSLFLVTNQGQEQELMRIHGSFLGGQFDFTGNLLYLLLTNVAQTQPIYQEHPYLAVMDLSKQRVTQILDLKGHKNVRFHLAPDNQALLVATDTSPLQMVQADAPYTITQLDWWGKQPQWLP, encoded by the coding sequence ATGAAGCTTTTACCCCTCGATCGGGCAGTGCTGCTGGTGAGTTTACTACTAACAATAGCGATCGGGGTATTGGGGTGGCAGGGAGATCAAACTGTACCCCAGGTGCGGGAATTTACGTGGCACAATCGCCAAGTTACGGGGCAGGCGGAAATGTTTGTGATTACTTTCAGTCGCCCCATGGACACTAAAAGTGTGGAAACAAACCTGCAAATTACACCACCATTACCAGGGAAATTTAGTTGGGCAGGGCGGCGCATGGCTTATACCCTTACTAGACCAATTCCCTATGGACAAAAATTTGAATTAAGCATAACAAATGCCACCGATCGCTATGGCTCAACTAGGTTGACAAATCGTCGTCAATTAAATTTTAGCAGCAGTTTTACCTCTCCCGATCGGGCTTTTGCCTATATTGGCACCCAGGGGGAAGAAGCGGGTAGACTTGTGCTCCACAATTTGACACAAAATAAACACACAATTCTAACGCCAGCGGCACAGGTAGTCACTGATTTTAGAATTTATCCCGATCGTGCTCACATTTTATATACAGCGATACCTAGGGGGGAAACATACAATCTACTCGACCAGGAATTGTTTACAGTTACTACAGGCATCGGCAATGTTCCAGGGCAGGTAGATAAGATTTTAGACAACAGGGAATACCAAATTTTTCGCTTTGACTTAGCAGGGGATGGGAGCAAAATTGTGCTGCAGAGATTAAATCGATCGGTGCCTGGCAGTTATGGTCTTTGGCAGATTGCTGAGCAAAAATTAACACCCCTACGCCAACCACCAGGGGGAGAATTTATCATTGCCCCTGACCACAATTCCCTTGCCATTACCCAAGGGGAAGGAGTTGCCATTTTAGCATTGACAGAGGGAGCAGAACCCCTAGATTTCCTCCCCAAATTTGGCAATATTTTGTGTTTTAATCGCAATGGTTCCCAAGCAGCTATGGTTAAATTTAATAAGGACTATACCCGATCGTTATTTCTCGTCACCAATCAGGGACAAGAGCAGGAACTAATGCGCATTCACGGCTCATTCCTAGGCGGACAATTTGATTTCACAGGTAACCTGCTCTATCTATTACTGACAAATGTGGCACAAACCCAGCCTATTTATCAAGAACACCCCTACCTGGCAGTGATGGACTTGAGCAAGCAAAGAGTAACACAGATTCTCGATCTCAAGGGGCATAAAAACGTCAGATTTCACCTTGCCCCCGATAACCAGGCCCTTTTAGTGGCCACCGATACCTCTCCCCTTCAGATGGTGCAGGCAGATGCCCCCTATACCATCACCCAGCTGGACTGGTGGGGAAAACAACCCCAATGGTTACCCTAG
- a CDS encoding hydrogenase maturation nickel metallochaperone HypA, translating to MSYYQLDGIRFWLGLLLFVTLMGTLGLGWLVQSLLFIFLLLVLAPILLLLGLQIWLRTRVVTASCPVCGHISTAMKDHSFICPACGEPLEVRQGKFTRIAPPGTIDVEVQTVD from the coding sequence ATGTCCTACTATCAACTTGATGGCATCCGTTTCTGGCTCGGATTGCTCCTCTTTGTAACCCTCATGGGTACCCTGGGGCTAGGTTGGCTGGTGCAATCATTGCTATTTATTTTCCTGCTGTTAGTCCTGGCACCAATCCTGCTGCTCCTGGGGCTACAAATCTGGTTGCGCACACGAGTTGTCACCGCTAGCTGCCCTGTGTGCGGTCATATCTCCACGGCTATGAAAGACCACTCCTTTATCTGTCCCGCCTGCGGTGAACCCCTAGAAGTCCGCCAGGGGAAATTTACCAGAATTGCTCCTCCTGGCACGATCGATGTAGAAGTACAAACAGTCGACTAG
- a CDS encoding DUF4115 domain-containing protein has product MTNQVELAAKLAEIGAQLRQVREAKDLTLEQLQAETLISKRHLQAIEEGNLDHLPELVYVQGFIRKYGQAVGIVDIADEFPPAVTPVEDLPQGRPELRPWHLYALYVALVVTSISLLAVFFQEPLPRRARTSPPVTETKSQPQTLSPPVSPANALAPVNVKVEMQGESWLRVTADGNVLFEGILTEGTSQTWTAAQQLNLRVGNAAAVRLQFNQAPPQVLGAEGEVVEVVFDRKGIRPQP; this is encoded by the coding sequence GTGACAAACCAAGTGGAACTAGCGGCAAAATTAGCGGAGATCGGCGCACAACTAAGGCAGGTGCGGGAAGCCAAAGACCTCACCCTGGAGCAACTCCAAGCGGAAACCCTGATCTCTAAACGCCATTTGCAGGCGATCGAGGAGGGCAACCTCGACCACCTACCCGAACTGGTGTATGTCCAGGGGTTTATCCGCAAGTACGGTCAGGCTGTAGGCATAGTCGATATTGCCGATGAGTTTCCGCCTGCTGTAACCCCTGTAGAAGATTTGCCCCAGGGCAGACCTGAACTGCGCCCCTGGCATCTCTACGCCCTCTATGTAGCCCTCGTGGTTACTTCGATCAGCCTGCTGGCTGTGTTTTTTCAGGAACCCCTTCCCCGCCGTGCTAGGACTAGCCCCCCCGTCACCGAAACGAAATCCCAACCCCAGACTCTGTCACCCCCTGTTTCCCCTGCGAATGCCCTAGCTCCTGTAAATGTCAAGGTGGAAATGCAAGGGGAATCCTGGCTGCGAGTGACCGCCGATGGCAATGTTTTGTTTGAAGGCATTTTAACAGAGGGAACTAGCCAGACCTGGACAGCAGCACAACAGTTGAATTTAAGGGTGGGCAATGCCGCAGCAGTCCGGTTGCAGTTCAATCAGGCTCCTCCCCAGGTACTGGGTGCGGAAGGGGAAGTGGTCGAAGTTGTCTTCGATCGCAAGGGTATTAGACCCCAGCCCTAG